From the Labrus mixtus chromosome 17, fLabMix1.1, whole genome shotgun sequence genome, one window contains:
- the polm gene encoding DNA-directed DNA/RNA polymerase mu, whose product MVPLKRRKVVPSPTGSTGTDYSSGDNVKFPHFILFLLERKMGASRRRFLSQLGRKKGFQVEEKFSESVTHVISESNSAAEVRAWLDSQAAAHTPSVHLLDISWFTESMRAGRPVHILHGHKLQEQQTCEAEVLLFSVPSYACQRRTTLENQNAVLTDALSLLAENAELSDEEGRGVAFRRAAAVLKSLPEPVTSMTQLRGLPGLGDHSLRVIKDVLENGSSSEVESTKRSERYKALKVLTGIFGVGSKTADRWIREGIHDLRQLRDSARTLNRAQQAGLEHYDDLNQPVTKAEADAIGEIVEAAVVSVLPGAQMTLIGGFRRGKQTGHDVDFLITHPEEGREVGLMPKVVSCLEAQGFLLYQKTTRNSYLEAKDGPGRPSSNMDRFERCFSIFKLTEEERGGTKRADTERESGVQTVSGDAHSAHVAEERSKPAGHKRWRAVRVDLVVSPISQFAFALLGWTGSKLFERELRRWAGHEKSMSLSSHALYDSKQSRYLRATSEEEIFSHLGLEFIPPSERNA is encoded by the exons ATGGTCccattaaagagaagaaaagtcgTCCCATCACCTACTGGGAGTACTGGGACTGACTACAGCAGCGGAGATAATGTGAAGTTTCCTCACTTCATTTTATTCCTGTTGGAAAGAAAAATGGGAGCCAGTCGAAGAAGGTTTCTGTCTCAGCTCGGAAGAAAGAAAGGATTTCAGGTGGAGGAAAAGTTCAg tgaGAGTGTCACACACGTCATATCTGAGAGTAACTCGGCTGCTGAGGTCAGGGCGTGGCTCGACTCACAGGCCGCCGCTCACACACCTTCAGTTCACCTGCTGGACATCAGCTGGTTCACAGAGAGCATGAGAGCGGGACGTCCTGTTCACATACTCCACGGGCATAAACTTCAG GAGCAGCAGACGTGTGAAGCCGAGGTGTTGCTGTTCTCCGTCCCGAGCTACGCCTGTCAGCGGAGAACCACTCTGGAGAACCAGAACGCCGTCCTCACC GACGCTCTGTCTCTCCTGGCTGAAAACGCCGAGCTCAGCGACGAGGAGGGACGAGGCGTGGCGTTCCGACGGGCCGCCGCCGTGCTGAAGTCTCTCCCCGAGCCGGTGACGAGCATGACTCAGCTCAGAGGGCTTCCCGGTCTGGGAGATCACTCGCTCAGAGTCATTAAA GACGTTTTGGAGAATGGATCTTCAAGCGAGGTTGAATCTACAAAGCGGTCCGAGCGGTATAAAGCGCTGAAG gtTCTAACTGGTATTTTTGGAGTCGGGTCAAAAACGGCGGACCGATGGATCAGAGAGGGGATTCACGACCTCCGACAGTTACGAGATTCAGCGCGCACACTCAATCGAGCGCAGCAagcgg GTCTGGAGCACTACGACGACCTGAACCAGCCGGTCACTAAAGCAGAAGCCGACGCCATCGGAGAGATCGTGGAGGcagctgttgtttctgtgttacCTGGAGCTCAGATGACTCTGATTGGAGGATTCAGGAG GGGAAAGCAGACTGGCCACGATGTAGACTTCCTGATCACTCACCCAGAGGAGGGCAGAGAGGTGGGACTGATGCCTAAAGTGGTCTCCTGTTTGGAAGCACag GGATTCCTGTTGTACCAGAAAACCACCAGGAACTCCTACCTGGAGGCTAAGGACGGTCCCGGTCGGCCTTCGTCCAACATGGACCGCTTCGAGAGGTGTTTCTCGATCTTTAAACTCaccgaggaggagaggggaggaacgAAACGGGCGGATACAGAGAGGGAAAGTGGCGTGCAAACTGTGAGCGGAGATGCACATTCAGCACATGTAGCGGAGGAGCGATCAAAACCTGCAGGACACAAGCGGTGGCGAGCTGTCAGAGTGGACCTGGTCGTCTCTCCGATCAGTCAGTTTGCGTTCGCTCTGCTGGGCTGGACCGGATCCAAA ctgtTTGAGAGAGAGCTGCGACGGTGGGCGGGGCACGAGAAGTCCATGTCCCTGAGCAGCCACGCTCTTTATGACAGcaaacag aGTCGGTATCTGAGAGCGACGTCTGAGGAGGAGATCTTCTCTCATCTTGGTCTGGAGTTCATTCCTCCATCTGAGAGAAACGCCTGA